A region of the Cyanobium usitatum str. Tous genome:
CCGGATCACCAGTCGCCGCATCGAGGTGAATGGTGGCTGGCTGGGGCGCGACCGCACCCAGGTTGTATACAGCCAAATCAGGGAGGTGCGCAGTGTGCCCCGGGGCTTCGGCCTCTGGGGCGACATGGTGCTGGTGCTCAACGACGGCTCCAAGCTCGAGATGCGCGCAGTGCCAGGGTTCCGGGAGCTCGAGGCCTACATCGAGGAGCGCCGCCAAGCCAAAAGCTCCACACCCAAGGGCATGGCCGCCTAGACCATCAGTCACACTGAGCCCACGCTCCCCCCTACCCCGAGAGCCCCTCTGCCGTGATCGGCTACATCTCCGACAACCTGCTGCTCCCAATCCTCGATTTCTTCTACGGATTGGTGCCCAGCTACGGCCTGGCAATCATCGCCCTCACCGTGGTGATCCGCCTGGCCCTGTTCCCGCTCAGCGCCGGCTCGATCCGCAACGCCCGCCGCATGCGGATCGCCCAGCCCGCCATGCAGAAGCGGCAGGCCGAGATCAAGGCCAAATACGCCAGCAACCCCCAGAAGCAGCAGGAGGAGCTGGGCCAACTGATGAAGGAGTTCGGCAGCCCCCTGGCTGGCTGCCTGCCCCTGCTAGTGCAGATGCCGATCCTGTTTGCCCTGTTTGCCACCCTGCGGGGCTCACCTTTCGCGGATGTGCCCTACACCCTCAACCTCAAGGTGCTGCCTGCTGAGCAAATCGCGGCAGTCGAGCCCAAGCCTTTCAACAGCGCCAGCCATTCGATCTTCGTTACTGAAACCAACCACGTGCCTGTGATCGCCAGCCTCGAAGGCGGCACCAAGCTGGGGGTGGGTGATTCGGCCCAAGTGAAGCTGCACACCAAAGACGGCTCGAGCTTTGCTTCGGTGCTGCAGGGAATTGAGAACGGCGACGCCTACACGCCCGCTTGGAGCGTGACCAAGGGAGAAGGCGTCGTGAGCGTGGCAGTTGATGGCACGATCACGGCCCTAGGCACCGGCGACGCCACAGTCGAAGCCAAGATCCCTGGTCTGGCAGCCCGCAGCGGCTTCCTGTTCATCAAGGCTCTCGGCCAGGTGGGCTTTATGACCGATGGCGCCGTGAACTGGGACATCGCCATTTTGGTGGCAGGTTTCGGGGCCAGCCTGTTTGCCTCCCAGATCCTTTCTGGCATGGGCATGCCCGCCAATCCTCAGCAATCCACCGCCAACAAGATCACCCCGGTGATGATCACCGGCATGTTCCTGTTCTTCCCCCTGCCGGCTGGGGTGCTGCTCTACATGGTGGTGGCCAACATCTTCCAGGCCCTGC
Encoded here:
- a CDS encoding PH domain-containing protein; its protein translation is MSTAPAASIQESVFYEGGPAKGDLIFNLVLGLTLIGIPFAVGAIVRALWLRFRITSRRIEVNGGWLGRDRTQVVYSQIREVRSVPRGFGLWGDMVLVLNDGSKLEMRAVPGFRELEAYIEERRQAKSSTPKGMAA
- the yidC gene encoding membrane protein insertase YidC — encoded protein: MIGYISDNLLLPILDFFYGLVPSYGLAIIALTVVIRLALFPLSAGSIRNARRMRIAQPAMQKRQAEIKAKYASNPQKQQEELGQLMKEFGSPLAGCLPLLVQMPILFALFATLRGSPFADVPYTLNLKVLPAEQIAAVEPKPFNSASHSIFVTETNHVPVIASLEGGTKLGVGDSAQVKLHTKDGSSFASVLQGIENGDAYTPAWSVTKGEGVVSVAVDGTITALGTGDATVEAKIPGLAARSGFLFIKALGQVGFMTDGAVNWDIAILVAGFGASLFASQILSGMGMPANPQQSTANKITPVMITGMFLFFPLPAGVLLYMVVANIFQALQTFLLSREALPDNLQAILDQQMAQQPVTVSASGGRLPFEPKGKK